gtagcttcaccacctatagctccagttgtagctctaccacctatagctccagttccaccacctacagctccggttgtagctccaccacctatagctccagttcctccacataatccagttcaaccttctgcagctccaccattcttgacttatcatcgtcgtccacatccagcatcaggcccaggtgattcacgccccgcatcagattctgcacctactgcggacttgtctcctcttagtcaaccaattgcactccgcaaaggtgtacgatccacacttaatcctaatccccactatgtcggtttaagttatcatcgtctgtcgtcacctcattatgcttttatatcttctttgtccactgtttctatccctaagtctacaggtgaggcactatctcatccaggatggcgacatgctatgattgacgagatgcctGCTTTACATGTCagtgacacttgggagcttgttcctcttcttgcaggtaagtctactgttggttgtcgttgggtttatgcagtcaaagtcggcccggatggccaggttgatcggcttaaggctcgtcttgttgcaaaaggatatactcagatttttgggcttgattatagtgatattttctctcccgtggctaaagtagcatttgttcgtctctttttgtccatggctgctgtacgtcattggcctctttatcagttagacattaagaatgcttttctccattgtgatcttgaggaagaagtttatatggagcaaccacctggttttgttgctcagggggagtttaatggttgtgtgtgcagattgcgcatgtcactatatggtttgaaacagtcccctcgagcttggtttggtaagttcagcacaattattcaggagttcgacatgactcgtagtgaggctgatcactctgtgttttatcggcattctgctcctaatctgtgtatttatctagtggtttatgttgatgatattgttattactggtaatgatcaggatggtattactaatctgaagcaacatctctttcagcacttccagactaaggatctgggcagattgaagtattttctaggtattgaggtcgctcagtctagctcaggtatgcAGACCTATTGAttctcctatggatccgaatgctaagcttctgcttGGACAGGGGAAGCCTCTTAGAGActctacgagatataggaggttggttggcaaattgaattacctcagagtgactagacctgacatttcttttccggtgagtgttgtaagtcagtttatggattctccctgtgatagtcactgggatgcagttgttcgcattcttcggtatataaagtcagctccaggcaaatgattactattcgaggatcaaggccacgagcagattgttgggtacacagatgctgattgggcaggatcaccttttgatagacgttctatgtctggatattgtgttctagtaggaggtaatttggtctcgtggaagagcaagaaacagaatgtagttgctcgatctagcgctgaagccgaatatcgggccatggctatggcgacgtgtgagttagtttgggtcaagcagttgctcaaggagttaaagttcggagaaatcagcaagatggaactagtgtgtgataaccaagctgctcttcatattgcgtcaaatccggtgttccatgagaggactaaacacattgagatcgactgtcactttgtcagagaaaaaatactttcaggagatattgttacaaagtttgtaaagtcgaatgatcaactagcagatattttcactaagtctcttactggttctcgtattagttacatgtgtaacaagctcggtacatatgatgtgtatgcaccggcttgagggggagtgttagtttacagatatgtatagtgtagtcttgtcccacattggaagaggagtaatatctccttgtagtgtatagctataaatagggacctcttgtattgtatttattatcaaatatcaataatatatttgctcccgtgctttctcacagtAAGGTTCCTCCTTTGTTTCTGTACTAATCCTTCTGCAGTTTTCTGAGTCATGGACAAATTTTATGCAATCTACACAAAACTTTGGCCTCCAATCATATGTCACCTATtgtgtattaatcaaaagggagaaaaaactcccgtatacaagaagtataccaaaaagtagagaatttacatcaggacatgattctctacaaaagacgccGCCCAATCTTCTACACAAGTAGGGGCTATATGGGTGCACtaaaaagcgatcaaagataaaagactaatcttaagatgtgaaaaaggagactcaatcCCCTCAAAAACTCTCTTATTTCTCTCTCCCAAACTatccacatgagagctaacggggcgaactTACACTCTTTTTGCTTGCTTCTTCTTCGGAAACCGGCCCAGCTATATAGcatttcctttacagtgcttggcatcacccattgaacgccaaaaagattcaggattgTCCTCCACAAACCCgaggacacagggcaatgcaacaaaaaatgatcaacttcttcccctgagcttttacacatgtagcaccaactaacaagtATAATTCCTCTCTTTCGCATATTTTCAGCAGTCAAGATCACTGCTCTCgccgctagccatgcaaaaaagcacaccTTTATGGGCGCCTtaggaatccagatcgaggaGTGTGGAAAAGTAGCctcctctctcaccaacatactctggtaaaaggactttacggtgaacaaaccaTTGCCGCGCAACCCCCATCTCCAAGAATCACAAGATGGATGGGGCATGTCCTGCCCGTATAGCAATGCCAACAAATCTTGGAGCTCCacaatctcccaatcttgcatgttccttctAAAAGAGAGGTCCCATACTACCCCCTTCATGCAACCTCATCATAATATAGTGGTAAAAAAATAAAATCTCATCATACTTCATGATTACTTTCAATACATTTTACTCTGTGGATCGGTATTTCAGGTGAGATTTCTAAATTTGTGGTCAGGAATGAATAGAGACAATCATGACCTTCAAATTTCTGAATTCTGATGTTTTCTACCTTGTGAATATTGTAGCATTTGGGGTAAATTTTACCTTTAatagttatattgtgttgttaacCTCATACCCGAGTCCTAATTTCTATCCTAGATGTTAAAATGCTACTTATATTGCACTGTTTGAAGCATTGCTTTGTTGAGTCTATTAAATCCAATGCACATTTCGAAATGTGATCCTCCTTAAATTCTTTGTGATGCAGGAATTCTTCAAATAGTCAAGAATCCCTGAAAAGTAACCCATTGGGTGAAACTGCGTTGAGGCAAATGAAAAAATCTTTCTATACGAAGGTTCCTCATTCATATATGGAATATATAGGAAATCTTGCAGTTGAGACTCTTGGGCTAGAATATGGGGAAGAGAAGGAATTATACTATGTTAAGGTATTATTTTCATGCTTCTAACAAATGTAGCTCTCTTTATGTATTGGTTCTTTTTTGATAACCCTTGTGTTTGTAGCTTTCCGATAACTTGTGCTCTGATTTAACTATCGCCTGCAAATGTACGATAGCCAAGGATCAGAAAAGAATTCAGCTCAATAAGGTTAGTACTCAGTTCCGCCCCGCTTCTTGATGAAGAATATAATTTCTTGCACGATGCCTAATTAACTGTTTACTTCTAGCTTTAATAAAACAACATTTAATCTTGTCATGAACATATTTACCTCCTCTACTTATATTTTTTCATTCTTTACTTCTTGCAGCTTGTCTTTTTCTAACTGTATTTTGACACTACGCTTTTTCTTTTAGATTGAGGCGAACCAAGTACGCCACATGGTTGCAGATATGAGCTGTCTTGGAAAGAGTTCAGACCTGAGGTTGATGCTACATACCAAGAAAATCTTGACCGCTTTATCTGTAAGTTACTTTCCTCCATTGAGGATTAATTTTTCTGCGTGCTAGAATCGATCAGTATATTAGTTAGATCCAAGTCCTCCATTTGTTTGTCATTTCTTGCTATTTTTTACCTTGTTAAGCCATAACTCATATTTGAAAGTTCCGTCCGATGTTTGGATTTATATTTTTTGAACATTACTGAGAAACATCTCCATTCAATTACTTTTGGTGCAAATTTCTTGCTTTATCATGTTTTGTGGCTTTGAGGGAGGGTTGAATGTTTCTTCATGAAAAAGAGAACAGTAAAGTAAATTGCATGTTGGGCTTACCTTATAGGCTTCAGTAGGTTTAAAATGCTCGAATACAGGTTTGATTTACACTTGGCATTATTTTTGGAGTCCTCTAGTTGCTGGAATGAGTTAGATACGAATCATTTATAAAATGATACTCAAATGAGGGAAACTAGAAAAGAGAACAAGGAAAAACGAAGCTGGACACCACAGTTATctaaaaaagaagaggaaaaaagaAGATACAGAGGCAAAAAGTAGAAATGAAGATATTCTTCATAGGCCTTTAGCCTTATGGTCTTTTAATGAATTTGATTTGCTTTGGCATCTCAAAGTAGCTACTATTATCTACTAAGATTTAAGGGCTTCCAGAGCCCAATCGAAAGTGAAGTTATAAACCAAGTAAGCAGAGTTCCTTTTGGTGGAAAATGAGGTGTCTTTTGACGTTTCATCAAGCTCATTAAGTCTAATGCCATTATATTTTAGAAGGATATCGCTTCTTATCAACAGGGGAAGATCTGCGGTACAAGTTACGGGTTCGGCTGAACCCATTAGCTTTGGCCCAAGGCCTGTATTTGTGTTAAGAAATTTACTGCATATGCATAAATAATCCATCTCGAACCCAGTAAACTATCCTGTCCTGGAATTCAAAACCTGTAACCTTAAATCCCAGATCTGCCCTGCTTGTCAAAAACATTTAGTCAGAAATTATGTATAGAGTTAAAGTCTAGTTTCAAGCTTCTGAGAAACATATGCTTTTTGGATACTGCATGATTCTGCCTTTCCGTTGATAGGATTTTTTTGGCTACTGTCTTATCTGATTCTCTTTTGTTGGTATTTACAGTTTAACAGTTTCAAGTCTGAGCAGCCTTATTAAAAAGAAATGTCTGAGCAACCAGCCTTATTATTTCCAGTATGGTCTATTGAGGATAGGCAGAAGGTGGAACATTTTTTTTTTGGTGAAGCAATAAAGATAACTTGAGTAGTATTAGACGCAAACATGAACCCACCATTGCTTAATCAAGTACTAGTTGACCAGTGCAATGTGCAATAGATATTAGTTGACAATCTGATCAACAAAGTAGTGAGATTAATGCTactctttaatttaaacattagAGGGACCAGAACTACATACATTGCTATTTCTCAACCAAAACGATGTCAAAAAGGTGGAACAAATTGGTCTTCACCTATGGCTCAACTCCAATTCCTGGTCCCTATTTTGGCTTTTGGGTACAGAATATGACGAGCAGGATAGCAAGATCTATAAGTACATCAGAACAATAATCTCAATTTAGGAGTAATATGGGTTTGTAAGTGTGATTTATAAATGGCAAAGCCAGTTTGCTTTAATAAGCAGGGGATGGAGCAACAAAACTCATTGACTTGACGGAAACGGTGTGATTCATTTGCAGTTTTGGTGGACATTTTAACTCCACCCCAGTGAACCAAGACCTTTTCATGTGTTGCTgattttatatgcattttgaatttTCATCTATGACGCCTGCACTGTTTAACTGAAAGAACACCAGTAGTGGTATTTGTGTAGCTAAAGAGCAAGTCTTCTGATTTGAATTACTCTTTGCATTTTTCCAGGATGAGGAGATCAATGGAATTAAAAATCTTATTGGTTCTGCCATTTTGGACTCAGAAGTTAAGGGTGGGTTGAGATGGTCCATTGGCAAGGATTCTTCAGGGGGTCGATATGCTGTAATTGGTGTCTGGCACACAACTGCAAAATCATATGGAAATCCGTCAATACGGTTTAAGCTTCGACATGCAGATCGATTTGATTTCAGATCTTCAACTGGTGAGGTTTCATGGGAGACCAGCCTGAAAATGCCTGGGATTGTATCTCAATTGCGAGTAGGTTTTCATTCCCTGACGACCATTTATGTATACTTATTTTTATTTGGATCTCTGTGGATAATACATCCGTGTGTGCTTGCAATTGGTGTGATTTACACAAAACCATATCATAGTATTCTTAGAAGTTAGATTTGAACATTATACCGTGTTCCCACTTACCGATTACATCCACCGAATTGGGCAAAATATCATCCAAAGCAGCTGGAGCAACACAAATTTACCGCCAATCCAAATCTAGTTGATTTCTTTGTTGGAAATTATTAACTTTTTGTATGTCTTCTGAGAAGATTTGTTATAGCTGTACAACAGCTTTAGGGAAGATATATTTCTGTAAATAGCTGAGATGATTTTTCCATATTTATCCTAGGAAGATCAGATATGATATGTATCCCTGATTTGTAGAGATATCGCTTGCTGGCTTTATTTGTAATCTCTGTATATAAACCCCTAGTCTGTACATTGTGAAGATGAGAAAGACAATAcacctttttcttttccttttaacATCTTCAAAGATATTACACTAAAAAGTTATAATTAAGATTTACTTGCTCATGTTAGCAAATGGTTACGTAACTCGCATGTGCCAAGGAAGTACAAACAGAACCATGCAGTGTCTCTTCATTGTTGAATTGATAAGCATTTGTGTTTTATTTTCTGAATTGACCCTGCACTGctgaaataattgaattgattTACATTGTCTAACCAAAAATGCAGAAGCAAACAATCGATGAAAAGCTGGTGTTGAAAATGCTTGAAGACAACTTGAAGTTAATCTGGGATCACTGTTTGTCAGATGGCTCTTCAAGCTGACCATGTTTCGTGGTCCTTCACTTACTTTTTTGCAAATATCTGCAGAAACTGCTATATGTACAGTTGGTGAAGAAAGTTGACCTTTTGAATTGCAATGCTGGAATATACAAGATGTATATTTTTGAATTAGTTACTAAAGTTTACCCAAAACGCTGAAATTGCTTTTTGCACTATGTAGTTTGTGTATGGAACGATTGATGCAAGGCCTCTGATGCTAGTGGCATCACTAACAGCTTGTTTGCATGGTTGTTACCAattgtatcgtatcgtattgttactttaaatacaatgtttgttttgattgttacttaaattttattgtttaaATCCATTGTTTTCGTAACGACGAAAAGTGCCACTTAATGGAATGACGGATTTGGTATGGTGATGTCATTTCTTTGATGtttctctcatcttgcccttccttattattaaataattatattttatcatttatcctttttttatataataattctactccGTATCCTATTTAATCTTAATAATATTGCAAGttcattcttcatattgttggtgcgtGACATCATGAAACGACGACAAACGATAGTGAAACGATATGTAACCacaatccaaacaagctgtaaggaATATCGGATGAGATTGTAAATAGTTCTGTTGTGAAGCCGTAATGGATAGAACTTCTTGTTTGAACTTACTGTTGAGTTGGCACATTAGATTTCACTTGATGTGGAAAATGTAAATAGCAGACTAATTCATTGAGGGAAAACCTTAGTGTTTGCAAAAGCAAATAAATGCAAGACGTATTGTGTAAAAACTTTTATCACTGAACCATGGTTAAGTTgcattattaaaattaaattattctaTTTGATATAAACACAAAGTGCGGACAAGTATTTATTGTCTACGTGTTACCACATTGTTTCACCTCTATTGGGCCCCTTAATTCATATCACAGATGCCGTTACAAGCACTAATCTAATTACGTAGATCAATGACATTTCATACTCTTCGAATAAAATCTGAAAGCACCTTTCAAATTCTTTCCTCCCTTAATAATAGGAGTAATTAATCTTGTGACATGTAAAGATGGGAATTGAAAAATGATATTTAACTCTTGATTTTCTATAAAGTATTAAGTCATGGCAGTTGAACTAACAATCAATGCTACGGCAGGTTAGCAACTTACTCGCAGTATTTTTACTGCTCTTTAAATGAGAATATGGAAACTTTGATATTTTAGAATACCATTTGGGCACTGGTAACGGTTTAAAAGGAGAAGAAATATATTATTATGCTTCTGAAAAAGAAGCAATACATGATGTATAAGCAATCTATTCCAGGCAAAAGAATCAAATACAACTATACATGTAGTATATATGTTGATAGTTTTAAAAATACTTACCTTAATTTCCTTATTGGTAAAGCACGCCCAAAAAGTTTTTCTACCTCAGTTGCTTCCATTTTAAGTCCATCCAAAACATCCATTTCTTCTTTGCTCAGCTCTCTTAAGAAGTTCTCTTCATCTCGTTGGAGCTCTTTAAAACCTTCAAACAGTTTACTGAATAAGGTGACTTCTTTATCTCTCACCTTCTCtacttcttcttctatctcctcaACTTCTTTTATGATCGTCCTTTCTCCTTCTTCCACTTTCTTCTCCAACCTCTCAACAAGGGGAGGTTCAGGGCCACATGTATTATCTGTTTTTATGAATGTGTTGAAATCACGCCCAACTTTTTGAGCTGCGGTTTGCAACTCCGGTATAATGCTTTCAGGCAAAactgcacttcttgtgtaaaGTACAGAACCACCATATCCATCCCATGCATCATTTCTGCCCTTATAGTACACAAATATGTAATCCTCTGGACTATTTTCTACTTTGGATGACAAAATATACCTGCAGAAAACATCAATTCACATGTTTATTAATACACAGAAGAGGTCAATTGCAAACCAAGTACAACATCAAGGTCCAATTTTGCACACGAGATATAGAACGAATTTCAAGATAGGATTTAACAACTCGTCATCTCATGCCAAGCCTAGATACAAAAGCGGAGTCAGGATTTGAAGTTTATAGGTTCGAGATTCTATTAtttttaagttattgggttctaaaaTACTAATTTAGCAGCCATATTGGTTTCCTAAGACAAATGTAGGGTAGGGTAAAGaccaaagctactgggttcggccgaacccataaCCGAAACGGAAGCTCCGCCCCTGGCAAGATATTTATCTATCAGCATGGTTTAGTCCGGTATGGAGACACGACATCAAATAGGTATTAAGAGAAATACCAGTCATCTTGGTAGTGAAGATACTCATTATCATGATTGTAGAGTATCCCCGGATACTTTGGATCTTGCACGAATTTTTGCACCGCTGATCGAGTGAAAAATCCTCCATCAGGTGTACGTATTCTCCAAGATAAATTCCCCACAAGTTTGTTTTCTTCTGTATGGAACTCATGCAATTGGCAATCAAAAGCATCAAAAGTGGGATTCAAACCGCGAGTAATGAACCATTTCCCGCTAAAATCTTTCATGTCAAACTTCTGGACAAGAACACTGGGATCAGGTACAGGAAAGTCACCAACATCAGATTTACGAGGTACACATTTCTTTCGGGAGACTGCACACTCATTGAACTCGTCTACGACACTGTTTTCAAACAAATCACCACATTTTATCTGCAGAATCACTCCAGCATATTAGTATACTGCAAATGTGATCACAAGAATAATGAGCTTAATAAGAAATTTGTAGACACCTGACATTCCGTTTCGTCAGGTCTATTGTTGCAAGTCTGGAGACAGGCAACATTAGCTGCACATGCAGGGTTCGAAATGCACTTCGCAAGCTCTAACCTGAAAGCATAATACTTTTCTTAGTCTCCCAAGAGTGCTGACACACATGCTGAAATGAAGGTTAGAAACTCATAATAACTAATATAGCATTTCTCCTTCATCTCACATCAGAAGGTGGATAACAAAATAAGCACACAAGTCACAACTAAACGGATTTGAAGAAAAAACAGAAAGAAAATATAACAGAAAAGCTGCTAGAATATCAAAGAGCCATAGATTAAGGATTAGACAACGATGTTAACTTAGTTTAGTTTTCAACCATTGCATCCTTTGGGATGCAAATATTTTAGAAGGCGTATCCAGAAAGTTGATTAGGTAATATTTGGTTTCCTTGTTTTGCAGAGAAAAAATAAGGGGCAGGTGAGACAAGGAAAACAATTGGGTTGTT
This sequence is a window from Nicotiana tomentosiformis chromosome 5, ASM39032v3, whole genome shotgun sequence. Protein-coding genes within it:
- the LOC104101768 gene encoding uncharacterized protein, with translation MSAYIPPHKRHTMGSPSPKPTPAPESLTPTFKKNLNFGNQKRKEKYLGGFLYAHDAVSKWFPVGLTVDDSQFSSLVRLQPVSVERKSGDKPLSLVLMEGCSERTNQLMDKPWLLAALSVMEDLLLSFQHVKRDMEESNMEEIKPTLVARFGRILFYGNSSNSQESLKSNPLGETALRQMKKSFYTKVPHSYMEYIGNLAVETLGLEYGEEKELYYVKLSDNLCSDLTIACKCTIAKDQKRIQLNKIEANQVRHMVADMSCLGKSSDLRLMLHTKKILTALSDEEINGIKNLIGSAILDSEVKGGLRWSIGKDSSGGRYAVIGVWHTTAKSYGNPSIRFKLRHADRFDFRSSTGEVSWETSLKMPGIVSQLRKQTIDEKLVLKMLEDNLKLIWDHCLSDGSSS
- the LOC104101769 gene encoding violaxanthin de-epoxidase, chloroplastic; its protein translation is MALAPHSNFLANHETIKYYVGSKLPGHKRFSWGWEDYFGSIVVAKICSSRRIPRYFRKSPRICCGLDSRGLQLFSHGKHNLSPAHSINQNVPKGNSGCKFPKDVALMVWEKCGQFAKTAIVAIFILSVASKADAVDALKTCTCLLKECRLELAKCISNPACAANVACLQTCNNRPDETECQIKCGDLFENSVVDEFNECAVSRKKCVPRKSDVGDFPVPDPSVLVQKFDMKDFSGKWFITRGLNPTFDAFDCQLHEFHTEENKLVGNLSWRIRTPDGGFFTRSAVQKFVQDPKYPGILYNHDNEYLHYQDDWYILSSKVENSPEDYIFVYYKGRNDAWDGYGGSVLYTRSAVLPESIIPELQTAAQKVGRDFNTFIKTDNTCGPEPPLVERLEKKVEEGERTIIKEVEEIEEEVEKVRDKEVTLFSKLFEGFKELQRDEENFLRELSKEEMDVLDGLKMEATEVEKLFGRALPIRKLR